One stretch of Paenibacillus sp. FSL R5-0341 DNA includes these proteins:
- a CDS encoding NPP1 family protein, which translates to MKKIVLMLMVALMACVPWVTIVEAAEINHDQVVGFQEVTPVTVTQQAAKLFQPFLKVYHGCVPFPAVDQQGNTSAGLNTSGSSNGNCSSSTGQVYSRSAWHNGAWAIMYSWYFPKDSPSSGLGHRHDWEGIVVWIDNPAAANPQILSIAYSGHGQFTNVTPSSSNTQGNHPLISYNSTWPLNHELGVTSAVGGTQPLIGWDDLTSAARNALNTTNFGSANVPFNDNNFTNNLNKAWFR; encoded by the coding sequence ATGAAAAAAATCGTGTTAATGCTCATGGTTGCGCTTATGGCCTGTGTTCCTTGGGTCACCATTGTTGAAGCGGCAGAAATTAATCATGATCAGGTTGTCGGATTCCAGGAAGTTACACCAGTCACCGTAACGCAACAAGCAGCTAAGCTTTTTCAACCTTTTCTGAAAGTCTATCATGGATGCGTGCCTTTCCCGGCAGTGGATCAACAGGGCAATACCAGCGCCGGCTTGAACACCTCCGGGTCATCGAATGGAAACTGTAGCTCAAGTACAGGACAGGTCTACTCCCGTTCCGCCTGGCATAATGGGGCATGGGCCATCATGTATTCGTGGTATTTTCCCAAAGACTCCCCCTCCTCCGGACTCGGCCATCGTCATGATTGGGAAGGAATCGTCGTGTGGATAGATAATCCGGCAGCGGCTAATCCCCAAATCCTCTCCATCGCGTATTCCGGTCACGGCCAGTTCACCAACGTCACACCAAGCAGCAGCAACACACAAGGTAACCATCCGTTAATTTCCTATAATAGTACCTGGCCGCTAAACCATGAGCTCGGCGTTACCAGCGCTGTTGGTGGAACTCAGCCTTTGATCGGATGGGACGATCTGACTTCTGCAGCACGAAATGCACTTAACACAACAAACTTCGGTAGCGCTAACGTGCCTTTCAACGATAACAATTTCACCAACAATCTGAACAAGGCTTGGTTTAGATAA
- the tnpA gene encoding IS200/IS605 family transposase translates to MNEYRRTNTTVSLLNYHFVFCPRYRRKIFLKLEVEQRFKELVHEVCAELKIVIVAMECDKDHTHMFLNALPTLSPADIMAKIKGVTSKKLREEFPHLLHLPSLWTRSYFVSTAGNVSSETIKRYVEQQKTRG, encoded by the coding sequence ATGAATGAATATAGAAGAACAAACACAACCGTATCTTTGTTGAACTATCATTTTGTGTTCTGCCCACGATACAGAAGAAAGATATTTCTCAAATTAGAGGTAGAACAGCGCTTCAAGGAACTGGTGCATGAGGTATGTGCAGAGCTTAAAATTGTGATTGTTGCCATGGAGTGCGACAAAGACCATACACATATGTTTCTCAATGCACTTCCAACATTAAGTCCTGCTGATATCATGGCAAAAATAAAGGGAGTCACATCAAAAAAACTACGAGAAGAGTTTCCACACCTTCTGCATTTGCCCAGTTTGTGGACACGTTCCTATTTTGTTTCTACCGCTGGCAATGTATCAAGTGAGACCATCAAGCGTTATGTTGAACAACAAAAGACAAGGGGGTGA
- a CDS encoding RNA-guided endonuclease TnpB family protein — protein MSQTLTVKVKLLPTKEQIQLLQQSSHEYIRVVNTLVAEMVEEKKRLKKTTKDIPANLPSAVKNQAIKDANSVFSNKVKKSKYAIIPILKKPICVWNNQNYSLDFTHISIPFMVEGKSKRLKIRALFIDKDHRSVDLLKHKLGTLRVTKSSGKWIAQIAVTMPITEKTGMRILGIDLGLKVPAVAITDNDHARFFGNGRENKYKKRKFRSVRQKLGKQKKVIAIRKLDDKEQRWMKDKDHKVSREIVNFAVENKTSVIRLEQLTNIRQTTRTSRKNEKNLHTWSFYRLAQFIEYKANMAGIKVEYVNPAYSSQTCPECSKKNKAQDRRYTCPCGFKRHRDIVGAMNIRYATVIGGNSQSA, from the coding sequence CTGTCTCAGACCCTAACGGTTAAGGTAAAGCTGCTGCCGACTAAAGAGCAGATCCAACTATTGCAACAAAGTAGTCATGAATATATCCGAGTTGTTAATACACTCGTGGCCGAGATGGTAGAAGAAAAGAAAAGGTTGAAGAAGACAACAAAAGACATTCCTGCGAATCTACCAAGTGCAGTAAAAAATCAAGCGATTAAAGATGCGAATAGTGTCTTCTCTAACAAAGTTAAGAAAAGTAAATACGCAATCATACCGATCCTAAAGAAACCGATTTGCGTATGGAATAACCAAAACTATTCTCTTGACTTCACGCACATTTCCATTCCATTCATGGTAGAGGGAAAATCTAAGCGTTTAAAAATTCGTGCATTGTTCATCGACAAGGACCATCGAAGCGTTGACCTTTTGAAGCATAAACTTGGTACGCTCCGTGTCACGAAAAGCTCAGGTAAGTGGATAGCCCAAATTGCTGTCACCATGCCAATAACTGAAAAAACGGGTATGCGGATTTTGGGCATTGATTTAGGTCTGAAAGTCCCTGCCGTAGCCATCACAGATAATGATCACGCTCGATTCTTTGGGAATGGGCGAGAAAACAAATACAAGAAACGGAAGTTTCGTAGTGTTCGTCAAAAACTAGGAAAACAAAAGAAAGTGATCGCTATTCGCAAGTTAGATGATAAAGAACAACGATGGATGAAAGACAAAGACCACAAAGTCAGTCGTGAAATCGTTAATTTCGCAGTCGAAAATAAGACTTCTGTCATTCGCTTAGAGCAACTAACGAATATAAGGCAGACGACAAGAACAAGTCGTAAAAACGAAAAGAATCTACACACATGGTCATTCTACCGTTTGGCACAATTCATTGAATACAAAGCAAACATGGCAGGGATCAAAGTGGAATATGTGAACCCTGCATATTCAAGTCAAACCTGTCCAGAATGTTCAAAAAAGAACAAGGCGCAAGATAGAAGATATACATGCCCATGTGGATTCAAGAGACATCGTGATATCGTTGGGGCGATGAATATTCGCTACGCAACTGTGATTGGCGGTAACAGTCAATCAGCCTAA
- a CDS encoding diacylglycerol kinase has translation MKKARLIYNPTSGREEMKKRLADILQRLDQGGIEASCHATTGEGDATREAELAIERGYDMIIAAGGDGTLYEVINGMAERENRPPLGVFPLGTTNDFARALGIPRQWEDYVDLVINQQLRPLDLGKANDKYFINIAGGGSLTELTYEVPSRLKTMIGQLAYYMKGIEKMASLSPQELIIRADGQEEIHDEFMLFLIANTNSVGGFEKLAPGATIDDGLFDVIGVRKCNLADMIRLVTLALRGEHLNDKKVVHFQTSHMEVTSPGYVQLNLDGELGGTLPATFTNLRHHLMLYR, from the coding sequence ATGAAAAAAGCTCGCTTAATATATAATCCGACCTCAGGCCGGGAAGAAATGAAGAAACGTCTGGCTGATATTTTGCAGCGTTTGGATCAAGGTGGTATTGAAGCTTCATGTCACGCAACAACGGGTGAAGGTGACGCAACCCGGGAAGCTGAACTCGCGATTGAGCGCGGCTATGACATGATTATTGCTGCTGGCGGCGATGGTACATTGTACGAGGTTATTAACGGTATGGCCGAGCGGGAGAACCGTCCTCCGCTGGGTGTGTTTCCTTTGGGAACGACGAATGATTTTGCACGTGCACTCGGCATTCCGAGACAGTGGGAAGATTACGTGGATCTGGTCATTAACCAGCAGCTTCGTCCGCTCGATCTGGGCAAAGCGAATGATAAATATTTTATCAACATCGCCGGTGGTGGATCATTGACTGAACTGACCTATGAAGTACCGAGTCGTCTGAAAACGATGATTGGACAACTGGCCTATTATATGAAGGGTATTGAGAAAATGGCGAGCCTGTCTCCTCAGGAGCTGATTATTCGTGCCGACGGTCAGGAAGAGATCCATGATGAATTCATGTTATTCCTCATCGCCAATACCAATTCGGTCGGGGGCTTCGAGAAGCTGGCTCCAGGTGCAACCATTGATGATGGTCTGTTCGATGTGATCGGTGTCCGCAAATGTAATCTTGCCGACATGATCCGCCTCGTAACGCTCGCGCTGCGTGGGGAACATCTGAACGACAAGAAAGTGGTTCATTTCCAGACGAGTCATATGGAAGTTACATCGCCAGGCTATGTGCAACTGAACCTGGATGGAGAGTTAGGCGGCACGTTGCCAGCTACATTTACGAATTTGCGTCATCACTTGATGCTGTATCGTTAA
- the rlmD gene encoding 23S rRNA (uracil(1939)-C(5))-methyltransferase RlmD gives MSNTNRSGRGKNRRNSAASQGQGNASASRQPSQSSRPSTRQQGKEVRPQGASLSAVRSKGRARESAPIEGLPVSKNEETVIDIIGMNHDGEGVGRANGYTLFVQGALPGETVRVRVMKTKKQYGYAKLLEIVKASPDRVSAPCPIYDQCGGCQIQHMSYAGQLAWKRQLVVDNLQRIGKLNVMVEDAEDADQGILVLPTMGMDEPWRYRNKAQVPIGAAEGGLVGGFYAKGSHRIIDMESCLIQHEHNDEVVAKVKEIGSHFGISAYNEETGRGLLRHVVVKKGFRTGEMMLVLVTNGRDIPYKDEWIGSIREAIPHVASICQNVNKKQTNVIFGDETRVLWGRDVIYDYIGDVQFAISARSFYQVNPVQTEVLYGKTVEYAGLSGKETVIDAYCGIGTISLFLAQHADQVYGVEIVPEAIEDARSNAMLNDMKNVKFEVGASEDVIPRWKEQGIEADVIVVDPPRKGCDPRLLDTILEMKPERVVYVSCNPSTLARDLRVLEDGGYRTVEVTPVDMFPHTVHVESVAMLVRDNTDTKNN, from the coding sequence TTGTCAAATACGAACCGCAGCGGTCGTGGAAAAAACCGCCGGAATTCGGCTGCCTCTCAGGGGCAAGGGAACGCTTCAGCGTCCCGTCAGCCAAGTCAATCATCTCGTCCATCTACACGTCAGCAGGGAAAAGAGGTGCGGCCACAAGGCGCATCTCTTTCTGCCGTTCGTTCAAAGGGGAGAGCGCGTGAATCTGCACCAATCGAAGGTCTGCCCGTTAGCAAAAATGAAGAGACCGTCATCGACATCATTGGCATGAACCATGACGGCGAGGGTGTAGGTCGTGCGAATGGATACACGCTCTTTGTGCAGGGTGCGCTTCCAGGTGAAACCGTGCGTGTGCGCGTGATGAAGACCAAGAAGCAGTATGGTTACGCCAAACTGCTGGAGATCGTGAAGGCAAGCCCGGATCGAGTGTCTGCGCCTTGCCCGATCTATGATCAGTGCGGCGGCTGCCAGATTCAGCATATGAGCTATGCCGGACAGCTTGCGTGGAAACGCCAGTTGGTGGTCGATAATTTGCAACGGATTGGCAAGTTGAACGTGATGGTGGAGGATGCAGAAGATGCGGATCAGGGCATTCTTGTCCTGCCTACGATGGGCATGGACGAGCCATGGCGCTATCGGAATAAGGCGCAGGTGCCGATTGGAGCAGCCGAGGGTGGTTTGGTAGGTGGTTTTTACGCTAAAGGGAGTCACCGGATCATCGATATGGAGAGCTGCCTCATTCAGCATGAGCACAATGACGAAGTGGTCGCGAAGGTGAAGGAGATCGGCAGTCATTTTGGAATCAGCGCCTACAACGAAGAGACAGGTCGCGGCTTATTGCGCCATGTGGTTGTGAAGAAGGGGTTCCGTACAGGCGAGATGATGCTTGTTCTGGTTACGAATGGTCGAGACATTCCGTACAAGGACGAATGGATTGGCAGTATCCGTGAAGCGATTCCGCATGTGGCGAGTATCTGCCAGAATGTGAACAAGAAGCAGACCAACGTCATCTTTGGTGATGAGACCCGCGTCCTGTGGGGCCGTGATGTAATCTATGATTATATCGGTGATGTGCAGTTTGCAATCTCGGCTCGTTCGTTCTATCAGGTGAATCCGGTGCAGACGGAAGTATTGTACGGGAAAACGGTGGAGTACGCAGGACTGAGTGGAAAAGAGACCGTGATCGATGCCTATTGTGGGATCGGAACGATTTCTCTTTTCCTGGCGCAACATGCGGATCAGGTGTACGGGGTTGAGATTGTGCCCGAAGCGATCGAGGACGCGCGTAGTAACGCGATGTTGAACGACATGAAGAACGTGAAGTTCGAAGTGGGTGCATCCGAGGATGTTATTCCACGCTGGAAAGAACAAGGCATCGAGGCCGACGTGATCGTTGTCGATCCGCCGCGTAAGGGCTGTGATCCGCGTTTGCTGGATACAATTTTGGAGATGAAGCCCGAGCGAGTGGTGTATGTGAGCTGTAATCCGAGTACGCTGGCACGTGATCTGCGTGTACTTGAGGATGGCGGATATCGGACGGTTGAGGTAACGCCGGTGGATATGTTCCCACACACGGTGCATGTGGAGTCGGTGGCGATGTTAGTTAGGGATAATACAGATACTAAGAACAATTGA
- the cysD gene encoding sulfate adenylyltransferase subunit CysD, giving the protein MQELTHLDQLEAEAIYIIREVAAECEKPVMLYSIGKDSSVMLHLALKAFYPEKPPFPFMHIDTTWKFKEMIEFRDRKAKEFGIEMIVHSNEEAIQQGINPFDHGSAYTDIMKTTALKQGLDKYGFTVAFGGGRRDEEKSRAKERIFSFRNKNHSWDPKNQRPEMWKLFNTRINKGESIRVFPLSNWTEKDIWQYIRRENIDIVPLYSADVRPIVNRDGHIIMVDDGRIKLEPGEKVEMKKIRFRTLGCYPLTGGVESDAVTLDEIIEETLGALSSERTSRVIDQEAAGSMERRKREGYF; this is encoded by the coding sequence ATGCAAGAATTAACACATCTGGATCAACTTGAGGCTGAAGCGATATACATTATCAGAGAAGTAGCAGCGGAGTGCGAGAAACCGGTCATGTTGTATTCCATCGGCAAGGACAGCTCGGTCATGCTGCACCTGGCCCTAAAGGCTTTTTACCCCGAGAAGCCGCCGTTCCCATTCATGCATATCGATACTACCTGGAAATTTAAGGAGATGATTGAGTTCCGTGACCGAAAGGCGAAGGAATTTGGTATCGAGATGATCGTGCACTCTAATGAAGAGGCTATTCAACAAGGAATCAACCCCTTCGACCATGGTTCCGCATATACCGACATTATGAAAACCACAGCCCTGAAGCAGGGATTGGACAAATACGGATTCACGGTTGCGTTCGGTGGCGGAAGACGTGATGAGGAGAAGTCGCGTGCGAAGGAGCGGATTTTCTCGTTCCGTAACAAGAACCACTCGTGGGACCCGAAGAACCAACGTCCGGAGATGTGGAAGCTGTTCAACACGCGAATCAACAAGGGAGAGAGCATTCGAGTCTTTCCGCTGTCCAACTGGACTGAGAAGGATATCTGGCAATACATTCGTCGGGAGAACATCGATATCGTTCCGCTTTACTCCGCGGACGTAAGACCAATCGTTAATCGTGACGGGCATATCATCATGGTGGATGACGGGCGGATAAAGCTTGAGCCTGGCGAGAAGGTAGAGATGAAGAAGATTCGCTTCCGTACGTTGGGTTGTTACCCGCTCACGGGCGGAGTCGAGTCCGATGCCGTTACGCTGGATGAGATCATTGAGGAGACATTGGGTGCGTTATCTTCCGAACGTACCAGTCGGGTTATCGATCAAGAAGCGGCGGGAAGCATGGAACGACGCAAACGGGAGGGCTATTTCTAA
- a CDS encoding GTP-binding protein, with amino-acid sequence MKSLLKFITCGSVDDGKSTLIGHMLYEAKLLFADQERALELDSRLGSRGGKIDYSLLLDGLLAEREQGITIDVAYRYFTTSHRSFIVADTPGHEEYTRNMAVGASFADLAIILVDATKGIITQTKRHARICALMGIKHLVLAVNKMDLVGFDQRTFEAIKEEFIQTTAEFQIKSIQVIPVSATEGDNITTHSPNAPWYEGLALLPYLESIDVHTTDDTKPFMMPVQRVSRPDHTFRGFQGQIEAGKISVGDELMTLPSREKAKVKRILVTDQAQDSAYAGQPVTIQLDREVDVSRGCVLTTDNQVQEADSFASTILWMDDSVLTPGKHYWVKVGTKTLPGTVTAITHKIDINTGHAVPADQIVKNELAKCEFTLSDQIVFDSFEHNKSIGGFILIDRVTNMTSACGVIDQALKGESRFATLDTGITRDVRAQQKGQSPLTVWLAGSDTVALAKEVEKRLMSSGYHTMLLESVSGETLRGTAEMAKVLNDAGLISLVSHGSISAGELETAREIIGGKGFIEVNAEEIGGMSTQDAAKSVVKRVVQSVIDHSPSNNYDI; translated from the coding sequence ATGAAGAGTCTACTTAAATTCATTACCTGCGGAAGTGTGGATGATGGTAAGTCCACGCTGATCGGACATATGCTCTATGAGGCCAAGCTGCTGTTCGCCGATCAAGAACGCGCGCTTGAGCTCGATAGTCGATTGGGAAGCCGAGGCGGCAAAATCGACTACTCGCTGCTCCTCGATGGTTTGCTGGCCGAACGCGAACAAGGGATTACCATTGATGTGGCATATCGTTATTTTACGACGTCTCATCGTTCCTTCATCGTGGCGGACACACCAGGACACGAAGAGTATACGCGCAACATGGCTGTAGGCGCTTCCTTTGCCGATCTAGCCATCATTCTGGTGGACGCTACCAAAGGCATCATTACCCAGACCAAACGCCATGCCCGGATCTGCGCCCTGATGGGGATCAAGCATCTCGTATTGGCTGTGAACAAGATGGATCTGGTCGGCTTCGATCAGAGGACGTTCGAGGCGATTAAGGAAGAGTTCATCCAAACGACGGCTGAATTCCAAATCAAGAGCATCCAGGTCATTCCCGTGTCCGCTACGGAAGGGGACAACATTACAACCCATTCGCCGAATGCTCCCTGGTACGAGGGGTTAGCTTTATTGCCGTATTTGGAAAGTATAGATGTTCATACTACCGATGATACGAAGCCTTTCATGATGCCGGTTCAGCGTGTAAGCAGACCGGACCATACGTTTCGTGGGTTCCAGGGCCAGATCGAGGCTGGAAAGATTTCGGTCGGAGACGAACTCATGACTCTGCCAAGTCGGGAGAAAGCCAAGGTTAAGCGGATTTTGGTGACGGACCAAGCTCAGGATTCGGCTTATGCTGGCCAACCGGTTACGATACAACTGGACCGCGAAGTGGATGTCTCGAGGGGCTGCGTGCTTACGACGGACAATCAAGTCCAAGAAGCTGACAGCTTCGCTTCTACGATCCTGTGGATGGACGATTCCGTCCTGACTCCGGGCAAACATTATTGGGTAAAGGTCGGAACGAAGACTCTTCCAGGCACAGTAACGGCGATTACCCATAAAATTGACATTAACACGGGCCATGCCGTTCCGGCCGATCAAATTGTTAAGAACGAATTGGCCAAGTGTGAATTCACGCTGTCAGATCAGATCGTCTTCGATTCCTTTGAACACAATAAGAGCATCGGAGGTTTTATCCTCATTGATCGTGTCACCAACATGACGTCTGCTTGCGGAGTCATCGATCAAGCGCTGAAGGGAGAAAGCCGATTTGCCACGCTGGATACGGGGATCACGAGAGATGTTCGCGCCCAGCAGAAAGGACAATCTCCGCTCACGGTCTGGTTGGCTGGCTCGGATACGGTAGCTCTCGCCAAGGAAGTGGAGAAGCGACTAATGTCATCCGGTTACCATACGATGCTGCTTGAGAGCGTCAGTGGAGAAACGCTCCGCGGTACGGCGGAGATGGCAAAGGTGTTGAACGACGCCGGTCTGATCTCACTGGTATCCCATGGTTCTATCAGTGCGGGCGAACTTGAGACAGCTCGAGAGATCATCGGGGGCAAAGGATTTATCGAAGTTAACGCGGAAGAGATCGGCGGAATGTCCACCCAGGATGCCGCGAAATCCGTGGTTAAACGAGTCGTGCAATCCGTTATCGATCACAGTCCTTCGAATAACTACGACATTTAA
- a CDS encoding leucine-rich repeat domain-containing protein codes for MKQNHVYYVDQTINHYHGTPPKAPLKHTASVKAMLILMFVLIGAIGTYFYYSNSSTYSNTEANLTVRTMPESEVLLSFLRDIFDKGSALPTEDELARIRYLTVEHSENDQWKFTYSLSDPFSDEQAEKITYITQDKKLNSQRIDQRDFEAFKGLTALDLTNTYEISQTDQTTLAHLPGLKSYGGAFNESFSTFSGYFGDKSKITELTTQLRSNQELAMLLEFPNLNSLSITYVDESVTDFHLLNQLPIKSLSLTFVDELGWLSSMTGLSSLSIQYSEATDLQPLYALTQLQELQLSYLSNVKSIDFVQNMPALQTLDIENVNFSNLEHLTGKNSITTLRLASLSHLGSVKAINSLPSLRELTLSGYYENAEALTLPKVERVEIPSSFLPGLEAAATTSLTLRGGSGELNLAALGKFPKLEQLSLWEIDEITRLATLDGLSRLETLNIYDSSLFEESDALFRLKQVKSLMCSECRLNFEQKTATKNSVLEHLTLEQPYFSINNTSVTEVDQMMPYFAKLSALRSFTLQDSNLASLEFMSNWQAIEKLHLENNAISNIEPLSQLPDLQKVYLSGNSVQNKSVLGTDVHVY; via the coding sequence TTGAAGCAAAATCATGTCTATTACGTAGACCAGACCATTAATCATTACCACGGAACACCCCCTAAAGCACCGTTGAAGCATACTGCCTCCGTAAAGGCAATGCTGATACTGATGTTCGTCCTAATTGGCGCCATCGGTACATATTTTTATTATAGCAACAGCTCCACCTATTCAAATACAGAAGCCAATCTGACTGTACGAACGATGCCTGAAAGCGAGGTTCTACTCTCCTTTTTGCGAGATATCTTCGATAAAGGGTCTGCCTTGCCAACAGAGGATGAATTGGCTCGTATTCGCTATTTAACCGTAGAGCATTCGGAGAATGATCAGTGGAAGTTTACATATAGTCTCTCCGATCCATTCAGCGATGAACAGGCCGAGAAGATCACTTATATTACTCAGGACAAGAAACTGAATAGCCAGCGGATTGATCAGCGAGATTTTGAAGCTTTTAAGGGACTGACGGCATTGGACCTGACGAATACCTATGAAATCTCCCAGACGGACCAAACCACTTTGGCCCATTTGCCCGGATTAAAAAGTTATGGAGGCGCTTTTAACGAATCCTTTAGTACATTTTCGGGCTACTTTGGCGACAAGTCTAAAATCACGGAGCTTACCACTCAGCTTCGCAGCAATCAGGAATTGGCCATGTTGCTGGAATTCCCCAATCTGAACTCTTTATCCATTACCTATGTGGATGAGTCTGTAACAGATTTTCACTTGTTAAACCAACTGCCAATCAAGTCCCTGTCGCTCACCTTTGTCGATGAACTCGGATGGTTATCGTCCATGACCGGGCTGTCATCCTTGTCCATACAGTACAGCGAAGCCACAGACCTGCAGCCGCTGTACGCCCTGACCCAGCTTCAGGAGCTTCAGTTGTCCTATTTATCGAATGTAAAGTCCATCGACTTTGTGCAAAATATGCCTGCTCTACAAACGTTAGATATCGAAAATGTGAACTTTTCCAATCTGGAGCACTTGACCGGTAAAAACTCCATTACTACGCTGCGCCTGGCTTCTCTAAGTCATCTTGGTTCGGTAAAAGCCATAAACAGTCTGCCCTCTCTGCGGGAATTAACGTTGTCCGGCTACTACGAAAATGCAGAAGCGCTGACACTGCCTAAAGTAGAGCGAGTGGAAATTCCAAGCTCCTTTCTCCCCGGGCTAGAGGCCGCGGCCACAACCAGTCTGACGCTCCGTGGCGGAAGTGGGGAATTGAACTTGGCTGCGCTGGGGAAATTCCCGAAACTGGAGCAACTCTCGCTCTGGGAGATCGATGAAATAACCCGTCTTGCCACCCTGGACGGCTTGTCCCGCCTAGAGACCTTAAACATTTACGACTCGTCACTGTTCGAGGAAAGCGATGCCTTATTTCGTTTGAAGCAGGTCAAATCTCTGATGTGCTCCGAGTGTAGGCTGAACTTTGAACAAAAGACGGCCACGAAGAACAGCGTGCTTGAACATTTGACCTTAGAGCAGCCATATTTCAGTATAAACAACACCTCAGTTACTGAAGTTGACCAAATGATGCCTTACTTTGCCAAATTGTCCGCTCTACGTTCCTTCACTCTGCAAGACAGCAATCTGGCTTCTCTCGAATTCATGAGCAACTGGCAAGCCATAGAAAAGCTTCATCTCGAGAACAACGCCATTTCCAATATCGAGCCCCTAAGCCAGCTGCCTGATCTGCAAAAGGTATATCTATCCGGTAATTCCGTACAAAATAAATCCGTGCTTGGTACGGATGTGCATGTGTATTAA
- a CDS encoding DUF2536 family protein, which translates to MEISLDIIKDKVECLQAYDFHELARAIEERIEINKALMLRVKQVQHQVTFDPIRTKMLYSAVVHFAVD; encoded by the coding sequence ATGGAAATTTCACTGGATATAATTAAAGATAAAGTCGAATGCTTGCAGGCTTATGACTTTCACGAACTGGCGCGAGCGATTGAAGAACGAATTGAAATCAACAAAGCGCTAATGCTGCGAGTGAAGCAAGTTCAACATCAAGTAACATTTGACCCTATTCGTACCAAAATGTTATATAGTGCAGTTGTGCATTTTGCCGTAGATTAA
- a CDS encoding tRNA-dihydrouridine synthase produces the protein MTKENFWRELPRPFFILAPMEDVTDVVFRHVVSEAGRPDVFFTEFANTESYCHPEGHHSVRGRLTFTADEQPIVAHIWGDKPEFFREMSIGMAKEGFKGLDINMGCPVANVAENGKGSGLICRPALAAEIIQAAKAGGLPVSVKTRLGFTAVDEWRDWLTHILQQDIVNLSIHLRTREEMSKVDAHWELIPEIKKLRDEIAPNTLLTINGDIPDRETGLKLVEQYGVDGIMIGRGIFQNPFAFEKEPKEHSSEELLGLLRLHLDLHDQYSELEPRSFSPLARFFKIYVRGFRGASELRNSLMNAKTTSKVRELLNEFESNEQAE, from the coding sequence ATGACAAAGGAAAACTTTTGGCGTGAATTGCCACGACCATTTTTTATACTGGCACCTATGGAAGATGTGACGGATGTGGTGTTCCGGCATGTCGTAAGTGAAGCGGGCAGACCGGATGTGTTTTTTACGGAGTTTGCGAATACAGAGAGTTATTGTCACCCGGAGGGGCACCATAGTGTGCGCGGACGTTTGACTTTTACAGCGGATGAACAGCCGATTGTGGCTCATATCTGGGGAGATAAACCTGAATTCTTTCGTGAGATGAGTATCGGTATGGCGAAAGAAGGCTTTAAAGGTCTCGATATTAATATGGGCTGTCCTGTAGCGAATGTTGCGGAGAATGGAAAAGGTAGCGGACTGATCTGCCGGCCAGCCCTTGCGGCGGAGATTATTCAGGCGGCGAAAGCCGGAGGATTGCCTGTTAGTGTAAAAACAAGGCTCGGTTTCACAGCTGTAGACGAATGGCGTGACTGGTTAACTCATATTTTGCAACAAGACATTGTTAATCTATCTATTCACTTGCGGACGAGAGAAGAAATGAGCAAAGTAGACGCTCACTGGGAACTGATTCCGGAGATTAAAAAACTTCGTGATGAGATAGCACCTAATACTCTTCTAACGATTAATGGGGATATTCCTGACCGTGAGACAGGCCTCAAACTCGTGGAGCAATATGGTGTGGATGGCATTATGATTGGACGAGGTATTTTCCAGAATCCATTTGCTTTTGAAAAGGAGCCGAAGGAACACAGTAGTGAGGAATTACTTGGTCTGCTGCGGCTGCATCTGGATCTCCATGATCAATATTCCGAGCTTGAACCGCGTTCGTTCAGCCCACTGGCCCGTTTTTTCAAAATCTATGTTCGTGGCTTCCGCGGTGCTAGTGAGCTGAGAAACAGCTTGATGAACGCCAAAACAACTTCTAAAGTACGTGAATTGCTCAATGAGTTTGAAAGTAATGAACAGGCGGAGTAG